Genomic segment of Thermus thermamylovorans:
CCTCCACCTTGCGGGCGCAGTCGGCGCAGTCCATGCCCTCCACCCGAAACACGCGTACCCTGGGGGCCTCCACGCCCCCAGGGTAGCATCATTTGAACACTTAGTCAAGTTTTCTTTTCTTCCGCGTGCTCCAGGGCCCCCTCCAGGAGCTGGGCCACGTGGGCGTCCGCCAGACGGTAATAGACCTGCTTTCCCTCCCTCCGGAAGGCCACCAGCCTCGCCTGGCGCAGGAGCCTGAGCTGGTGGCTCACCGCGGAAACGGAAACCCCCACCAGGAGGGCCAGGTCGCACACGCAAAGCTCCCCCGCCGCCCTCAGGGCCAGAAGGA
This window contains:
- a CDS encoding ArsR/SmtB family transcription factor; this encodes MSRAVCGVYEIHPERVERARAALPGEAVLQEASLLLKALADPTRMRLLLALRAAGELCVCDLALLVGVSVSAVSHQLRLLRQARLVAFRREGKQVYYRLADAHVAQLLEGALEHAEEKKT